One genomic window of Desulfuromonas sp. TF includes the following:
- a CDS encoding dethiobiotin synthase, whose product MTRKIFIAATGQNSGKTTTSLSLMHLAGKKYGRVGFIKPLGPKPVDFNGLQVDKDAALMAGVFGLEGDIQYMSPVVLHPGSTKKILDGEIRREMLLEKILQATAKLEKNCDFLVIEGSGHSGVGSVIGMSNARLAGLLGAPVMIICGGGIGNAVDSVSINLALFRQEGVPVKLVLANKLIPEKREASIRYLRLAFAGADFKVDGGFNYSPILANPTLSRISKILGQPLQGDLKEATRIVHHVQLGAASAQRVADLLEESSLLLVNSTRDELLVMLSSLYNFPEYRRLIAGMVIPGLAPVSKITKKILDDSNIPYIRIEAANSQVFSSIKDDVSKITVEDREKITMIRSLAETELDFEAIDALL is encoded by the coding sequence ATGACCAGGAAGATTTTCATCGCCGCAACCGGGCAGAACAGCGGGAAGACGACCACCAGCCTCTCCCTGATGCATCTGGCGGGGAAGAAATACGGACGGGTCGGATTCATCAAGCCTCTCGGTCCGAAGCCGGTCGACTTCAACGGATTGCAGGTGGATAAGGATGCCGCCCTGATGGCCGGGGTTTTCGGGCTGGAAGGAGATATTCAATACATGTCGCCGGTGGTTCTGCATCCGGGCTCGACGAAAAAGATCCTGGATGGCGAAATCAGGCGCGAAATGCTTCTGGAAAAAATCCTCCAGGCCACCGCGAAACTTGAAAAGAACTGTGATTTTCTGGTTATCGAGGGGTCGGGGCACAGCGGGGTCGGATCGGTGATCGGGATGAGTAATGCCCGCCTCGCCGGACTGCTCGGGGCGCCGGTGATGATCATCTGCGGGGGCGGCATCGGAAATGCCGTCGACTCCGTCAGTATTAATCTTGCCCTTTTCAGACAGGAGGGTGTTCCGGTAAAGCTGGTGCTGGCCAACAAGCTGATTCCTGAGAAGCGCGAAGCCAGCATCCGGTACCTTCGGCTGGCCTTCGCCGGAGCGGACTTCAAGGTCGACGGCGGCTTCAATTACTCGCCGATTCTTGCCAATCCAACTCTCAGCCGAATTTCCAAGATCCTGGGTCAGCCGCTTCAGGGCGATCTGAAAGAAGCCACACGGATCGTTCACCATGTCCAACTGGGGGCGGCTTCCGCGCAGAGAGTTGCCGACCTGCTGGAAGAATCAAGCCTGCTGCTGGTCAACAGTACGCGGGACGAGCTTCTGGTGATGCTCTCCTCCCTCTACAATTTTCCCGAATACAGAAGACTCATTGCCGGCATGGTCATCCCCGGATTGGCTCCGGTTTCAAAAATAACCAAGAAGATTCTCGATGACAGCAATATCCCCTACATTCGCATCGAAGCAGCCAATTCCCAGGTTTTCTCGAGCATAAAGGATGACGTTTCCAAGATCACTGTTGAAGATCGGGAAAAAATCACCATGATTCGGTCCCTGGCGGAAACGGAACTCGATTTCGAAGCAATCGACGCCCTCCTGTAG
- the ablA gene encoding lysine 2,3-aminomutase, whose translation MSIYSATQREIAERISMENASLTNWKDWKWQLKNSVQGIEKFEELLGIRLNPGERAKIELTLKKFPLSVTPYYLSLIDPDDFANDPVFKQAFPSPEELCIERHDMSDPLAEDQDSPTEGITHRYPDRVLFTVSNICSMYCRHCTRKRKVGDVDSIPGREQIEKGLDYIRNTPVVRDVLLSGGDPLMLSDDYLDWILTELRKIDHVQIVRIGTRMPVVLPYRITDELVAMLKRHHPIWINTHFNHPREITTSSKTALRMLADAGIPLGNQSVLLAGINDCPRIMKALVHKLVDNRVRPYYLYQCDLSEGLSHFRTPVGKGIEIMESLRGHTSGFAVPTYVVDAPGGGGKIPLTPNYLISISTNKVVLRNYEGVITTYQEPDSYEPIFCDRKCDECRLHLKLDDAEEQRATGIEMLLCDYDRTISLTPEENSRMERRSG comes from the coding sequence ATGTCCATCTATTCGGCGACCCAGCGTGAAATTGCTGAACGCATTTCCATGGAAAACGCCTCCCTTACCAACTGGAAAGATTGGAAATGGCAGCTTAAAAACTCCGTTCAGGGTATCGAGAAATTTGAAGAACTCCTTGGTATCCGGCTCAATCCGGGGGAAAGGGCCAAAATCGAGCTGACCCTGAAAAAATTCCCTCTCTCCGTCACCCCCTATTATCTGTCCCTGATAGATCCCGACGACTTCGCCAACGATCCGGTTTTCAAGCAGGCTTTCCCCTCCCCGGAGGAACTGTGCATCGAGCGCCATGACATGAGCGACCCCCTTGCCGAGGACCAGGACAGTCCTACCGAAGGCATCACCCATCGATATCCGGACCGGGTCCTGTTCACCGTCAGCAACATCTGCTCCATGTATTGTCGACACTGCACCCGCAAGCGCAAGGTAGGAGACGTCGACTCCATCCCCGGCCGGGAGCAGATCGAAAAGGGCCTCGATTACATCCGCAACACCCCTGTGGTTCGGGACGTCCTCCTCTCCGGCGGCGATCCCCTGATGCTCTCCGACGACTACCTCGACTGGATTCTGACCGAACTGCGCAAAATCGACCACGTCCAAATCGTCCGCATCGGTACCCGCATGCCGGTGGTCCTCCCTTATCGGATCACCGACGAACTGGTCGCGATGCTGAAGAGGCATCATCCGATCTGGATCAACACCCACTTCAACCATCCGCGGGAGATCACTACCAGCTCAAAGACCGCACTTCGGATGCTGGCCGATGCCGGCATTCCCTTGGGCAACCAGTCTGTCCTGCTGGCTGGAATCAACGACTGCCCTAGGATCATGAAGGCCCTGGTTCACAAGCTGGTGGACAACCGTGTCCGCCCCTATTATCTCTATCAATGCGATCTCTCCGAAGGTCTCAGCCATTTCCGCACTCCGGTGGGGAAGGGAATTGAGATCATGGAGAGCCTGCGGGGTCATACCAGCGGTTTCGCCGTCCCGACCTATGTCGTCGATGCTCCCGGCGGCGGCGGCAAGATACCGCTCACCCCTAACTACCTTATATCCATCTCCACCAACAAGGTGGTCCTCCGCAACTACGAGGGGGTGATCACCACGTATCAGGAGCCCGACAGCTATGAGCCGATCTTCTGCGACCGCAAGTGCGACGAGTGCCGGCTCCACCTGAAGCTCGACGACGCCGAGGAGCAGCGAGCTACCGGTATAGAGATGCTCCTGTGCGATTACGACAGGACTATATCCCTCACCCCCGAGGAGAACAGCCGCATGGAGCGCCGAAGTGGGTGA
- a CDS encoding OmpP1/FadL family transporter, with protein MKAKSAMLVGMLGILAMASPAFSAGFAIIEQSVSGLGNAFAGGAASAEDATTVYFNPAGLTRLKGQQAIAGLHVIVPSAKFEKENASNALGQPISGGNGGDAGETGIVPNFFYSANLDNGWSLGLGVTAPFGLVTEYDKTWVGRYHGVKSDVMTININPSVAYKVNDRLSLGAGVSAQYVDVNLTSMVDFGLAAFQSSGGNPALLPIVSNPDADVYADLTADDWGYGFNLGVLYEFDDDSRIGLAYRSRIDHTVEGEGDFSLQNPAFLSAVGLQAAAQAAFPDQDVKGDITLPASASLSVFHRINPQWAVMADVLWTEWSTFDWLVIEFDGGLADSVTAENWDDSWRYAVGATYSPNEKLDLRLGLAYDETPVPSAKYRTPRIPCEDRIWTSIGVGYQIGERMKIDFAYAHLFVKDSKIDKSTADAENLSRGNLQGEYENEVDIASIQLAYSF; from the coding sequence ATGAAAGCAAAATCAGCAATGCTCGTGGGCATGTTGGGTATTCTTGCGATGGCCTCGCCGGCCTTCAGCGCCGGGTTTGCCATTATTGAGCAGAGCGTAAGCGGCCTCGGCAACGCCTTTGCCGGGGGGGCGGCTTCCGCGGAGGACGCCACGACCGTCTATTTCAACCCGGCGGGCCTGACACGGCTCAAGGGCCAGCAGGCCATTGCCGGACTACATGTGATTGTTCCGTCGGCCAAATTCGAAAAGGAAAATGCCAGCAATGCGCTCGGGCAGCCCATTTCCGGGGGAAATGGAGGAGATGCGGGCGAAACCGGCATCGTCCCGAATTTCTTTTACTCGGCGAACCTGGACAACGGCTGGTCCCTCGGTCTGGGGGTGACGGCGCCCTTCGGGCTGGTGACCGAATACGACAAGACGTGGGTCGGGCGCTACCATGGCGTTAAGTCCGATGTCATGACGATCAATATCAATCCTTCCGTCGCCTACAAGGTCAATGACCGGTTGAGCCTCGGGGCCGGGGTCAGCGCCCAGTATGTTGATGTTAACCTCACCAGTATGGTCGATTTCGGCCTCGCCGCCTTCCAGTCGAGTGGAGGCAATCCGGCCCTGCTGCCCATCGTTTCCAATCCCGATGCCGATGTCTATGCCGACCTGACTGCCGACGACTGGGGGTACGGGTTCAACCTCGGGGTGCTCTATGAATTCGACGACGATTCGCGCATCGGCTTGGCCTATCGCTCTCGTATCGACCACACGGTCGAGGGCGAGGGGGATTTCAGCCTTCAGAACCCGGCATTTCTATCGGCCGTCGGTCTGCAGGCCGCGGCGCAGGCAGCCTTCCCGGACCAGGATGTGAAAGGGGACATCACCCTGCCGGCAAGCGCCTCCCTGAGTGTCTTTCACCGCATCAACCCACAGTGGGCGGTGATGGCCGACGTGCTGTGGACCGAATGGAGCACCTTTGACTGGCTAGTCATCGAGTTCGATGGTGGGCTGGCCGACAGCGTGACCGCTGAAAACTGGGACGACAGCTGGCGCTATGCGGTCGGGGCGACGTACAGCCCGAATGAGAAGCTGGATCTGAGACTCGGTCTGGCATACGACGAGACCCCTGTCCCGAGCGCCAAATACCGGACGCCCAGGATTCCCTGCGAGGACCGGATCTGGACGTCCATTGGCGTCGGCTATCAAATCGGCGAAAGAATGAAGATCGACTTCGCCTATGCTCACCTCTTCGTCAAGGACTCCAAAATCGACAAAAGCACCGCCGATGCGGAGAACCTCTCCCGGGGCAATCTGCAGGGTGAGTACGAAAACGAAGTCGATATAGCCAGTATTCAGCTCGCGTACAGCTTTTAG
- a CDS encoding MarR family winged helix-turn-helix transcriptional regulator — protein sequence MKNSMSNMAGEIYTGTDTDAVAGSGTPEFLSEPSITPSVPEGSYDLRILQSLRRIIRAVEIHSRKLGQSHRITGPQLGCLLAIREAGPVTTTWLAHHVYLSPSTVVGIVDRLEEKGLVVRQRSRSDRRQVQIGITEKGEELAASAPSLLQDTLADALKKLPEPEQVSITLSLEKVVDLMEARQIEASPVLETGSIGHSSRHFSQK from the coding sequence ATGAAAAACTCCATGAGCAACATGGCCGGAGAGATTTACACCGGCACTGACACCGACGCCGTTGCCGGAAGCGGCACTCCAGAATTTCTTTCGGAGCCCTCGATAACACCGTCGGTTCCTGAAGGCAGTTACGATTTGCGTATCCTGCAATCATTGCGGCGCATCATAAGGGCGGTGGAGATTCACTCCCGCAAGCTTGGGCAGAGCCACCGGATAACCGGCCCCCAGTTAGGATGTCTTCTGGCCATTCGTGAAGCCGGACCTGTCACTACCACCTGGCTGGCACATCATGTTTATCTCAGCCCAAGCACAGTGGTCGGCATCGTCGATCGATTGGAGGAGAAAGGTCTGGTCGTCCGGCAGCGAAGTCGCTCGGACCGCCGGCAGGTACAGATCGGCATTACGGAAAAAGGAGAGGAACTGGCGGCAAGCGCTCCTTCTCTCCTGCAGGACACTCTTGCCGATGCATTGAAAAAGCTGCCGGAACCGGAACAGGTTTCCATCACATTGTCCCTCGAGAAAGTTGTCGACCTGATGGAGGCGCGACAAATAGAGGCCTCGCCTGTCCTTGAAACCGGATCCATTGGCCATTCTAGCCGCCATTTCTCCCAGAAATAA
- the ablB gene encoding putative beta-lysine N-acetyltransferase produces the protein MIQHGKHSDRVYLMSLSTGDLPGVLNHLDALAETRDYSKIFAKVPASVSAVFMENGYAIEAAVPGLLSGEEGLFIGKYLSAKRKEEGRSDLVREVLATAQAKACTQPDLALASTFTCRRTRPEEAEEMAELYRQVFATYPFPIHDPGYLVETMESHVHYYAIWEENELVALASAEMDHKGLNAEMTDFATLPESRGKGLANCLLARMEEDILDLGIQTAYTIARAYSHGMNITFAKNGYEFCGTLTNNTDISGGLESMNVWFKPLDSEAGEVSVAQE, from the coding sequence ATGATTCAGCACGGCAAGCACAGCGACCGGGTCTACCTGATGAGCCTGTCGACCGGCGACCTGCCTGGAGTGCTGAACCATCTTGATGCGCTGGCTGAAACCAGGGATTACAGCAAGATATTCGCCAAGGTCCCCGCCTCGGTCTCTGCCGTCTTCATGGAAAACGGGTACGCGATCGAAGCGGCGGTCCCCGGCTTGCTGAGTGGTGAAGAAGGCCTCTTCATCGGGAAATATCTCTCAGCGAAACGGAAGGAGGAGGGACGGTCCGATCTGGTCCGGGAAGTCCTGGCGACGGCCCAGGCAAAAGCCTGTACTCAGCCGGACCTCGCCCTGGCCTCGACCTTCACCTGCCGCCGGACCAGACCTGAGGAAGCGGAGGAAATGGCCGAACTATATCGTCAGGTCTTCGCCACTTACCCTTTTCCCATACACGACCCCGGGTACCTGGTAGAGACCATGGAAAGCCATGTCCATTATTACGCCATCTGGGAGGAGAACGAACTTGTCGCCCTGGCCTCCGCTGAAATGGACCACAAGGGCCTGAATGCGGAAATGACAGATTTCGCGACTCTTCCTGAATCCCGGGGGAAGGGTCTGGCCAATTGCCTGCTGGCGAGGATGGAAGAGGATATCCTGGATCTGGGCATCCAGACCGCCTACACCATCGCCCGGGCTTACTCCCATGGGATGAACATCACCTTTGCCAAGAACGGCTATGAGTTCTGCGGAACCCTTACCAACAATACCGATATCTCTGGCGGACTGGAGAGTATGAACGTCTGGTTCAAACCGCTGGATTCAGAGGCGGGAGAAGTTTCAGTGGCCCAAGAGTGA